The genomic interval TGCGGTTGCTTTTTTAAGATTGAATCCAAGCAGTGTCACAAGCGCAATCGTCCAAAAAGTTCCTGTTCCTGGTCCAAAAAAACCATCGTAAAAGCCAAGTCCTATACCAAAAATCAAGAAAAAGAGATGGTTGCCAAGATAGGCATGGCGATCGTTTTCTCCCATTTTAGGCGATAACAGCGTGTAGATAAAAATCCCCACAAGCATGGCAGGAATAATCTTCGCCAAAATGCTCGCATCCATGAGCAAAATCGCATAGGTTCCAAGCGCCGCACCAATGAACGTATAGATAACCCCGATCATCACTTCCGACCACGTGATAAAACCTTTGCGGATGAAGTTAATCGAAGCCATACCACTCCCAAACGTACCTTGAAGTTTATTGGTCGCAAGCGCGATGTGTGGGGGCATACCAGAAGCTAAAAGGACTGGAATCGTAATAATGCCACCTCCGCCTGCAATCGCATCAATAAACCCCGCCACAAGCCCTGTCAGCAAGAAGATCACGTAATAATAAAATTCAAATTCCACTTTTTTTGATCTCCTCGGTCTCAATGCTACTGCTTACCTCTTCAGGTGCTGGTATCACCGTTTCGACGCCTTCAGATTCGTTTACATGTAAAGCTATTGCCTCTTGTTCTTCAGGCAAAGCAGGCTCAGGTACGACGGTTTCACTAAGCGCATCCGTCGTCTGCTCTAAAACAGCTGAAACGTCGCTTTCATCTTGTTCTTTGGCCTCTTCAAGTTGTGCGTAGATGTCCAACGCCTCTTTGGTGGCCGTTGCAACCTCATTGTACGTTCCCTCTCGAATATGCCTCCAAATATCACGCCTGACCAAGCTTAAGACATAACGCCTATCGCCGCCAACCACACGACCAAGCTCATGACCGCCACAGGTTGGGCAGACAAAAAAGGTGATTTTATGCTGTAAGGTCTCTTCTGAGCGGCAATTTTCATCATCCACCATTAACATGCTTTGACACTTAGGACAATAACACCAAAGGCCGATGACATCGCCTTTTTTATACTTCCAACGCCACAACACTTTAAATAAAATGAGTTCGCGAAATCTAAAATATTTGGGGCGCATCAAGACGCGAGCAACAAAAGGGAAGGCAAGTAAAATAATACAAATCGCAATGGCGCCACTGTTGACAACCCATTGAGGAATAGCGTAAAGCTCGCTGATACGGTTTAAAAGATCGATAATTTTTTCCAAAAAAAGTCCTAAAAGGTTGTTTGATTGAGAGCCCGCAAAACACTCAGTGCTTGCAGATGCTCTTTAACGTCATGAACGCGCAGTATTGTGGCACCGTGTTCATACGCCTTAAGATGAAGGGCTAAAGTACCCGCTAAACGCTCAGAAATGGGCGTAGGGATGATTTTGTCGATCATCGATTTTCGACTGGCTCCAAAAAGTAATGGATAGCCAAAATGCAAAAAGTGTTCATGGTGTTTCAGAAGTGTTAAATTGTGCTCTAAATTTTTTCCAAACCCAATGCCCACATCAAGAACGATCTTGAAAATACCAAAGCTTTTTGCCTTCGCAATACGCTCTTCAAAAAAAGCATCCACTTCAATGAGAACATTGTCATACTGAGGCTCTTGTTGCATGCTCAAAGGTTCACCTTGCATGTGCATCAAAATGACGGTTGCATCGTACTTTGCCGCAACACGTGCCACATCATCATTGGCAAGAGCGGTAATGTCGTTAACGATACTAAAACCACGTTGCAGTGCATATTCCAAACACAAAGGTGAATAGCTATCGAGCGAAAAACGTGCTTTTTCAAACAGTTTATGCTCGTAAATCAGATCGATGATAGGCTTCACGCGCGCAAGCTCTTCCATTTCACTCACGCTCAGGCTCCCCGGACGACTCGAAACACCACCCAAATCGATGATACTCGCACCCTCACCTATCATCGTTTCGATGTGTTTGAGTGCAGCTTCACCACTGAAACGACTGCCTTGAAAAAAGCTGTCTTCATTCGTGTTAATAACGCCCATAATCTCAAAATCATTCTTACATGTAACGCACAATTCATTCAATTTTAAAGCAACCTCTTTGAGTCCAAAGGGTTGCGCTTTCTCTTTGCGCGCAAGCTCTTTCAGCTGTTTATCATTGGCAATTAAGATCGCATCGACCAAAGCTGTTTTACATGTAATCGTATCTTTAGGCACCGCAAGATCGGCGCCAATAGACAAGGCATCTTGTTTGAGAATATTGGCTGCAGGTGTTTTAAGATCTTTAATGTAGATAAGATTGTGATGCGCCTTTTGCTTTAAAATCGTACTTCCTTCACGAGTGACACCTAAAGTGTGAAAGAGCGCTGCAACATCGCTGTTAGCGTTTAATTTACAAAGTTTCATCGGTATTTTCTTAACATAATGGAGAGCAAAAGAGAAGTTAAAATCGTTTGCGCTCTGGTATTAAGTTCCACCAAATGCAACAGTTTTGCAAAATGTTCCAGCTCTTTTTCACTGAAACGCAGATGATGCTCATGAATCGATTCATACACAATGGCTTGAACCAACTCTTTGAGCAGCCCTTTTTCAACATTTTGGTGTTTTTGAATAAACGGATACATATCGCCTAGATCGAGTTTCGCAAGGTTGAGTCCACTGTGCGTCACCTCTTGTTCAATCAAGAGCTCTTTTTGAAGAAGGCGTGAGCGAACGGTTGGCAAAAAAGCTGTTTTAGAAGGGGCAACGACAATGAAAACAATGTGGCGAGGAGGTTCTTCTAGGATTTTCAAAAGCGCATTTTGCGCCTCGACGCGGTATCCTTTGGCGATGAGAATAAGGTATTTATTTTCAGATTCGGCGATATACGCCTCTTTGATCACCTCTTTGGCATCATCGATGAGAAACTCATCTTTGATGAAAAATAGGTGACGCTCTTTGGCATACGTTTCATGCAGACTCTCTTTGGCTTTTTCCACATTTTTACAAATCAAAATATGGCTGAAAACCCCTTCATCATTCGTTTTCAAAGTTAACCTCGGCAAAAAGCACGGCATCGATACTTTTATCGAGAAGTCTAAAGAGTTGAATCAATTTAATATCTAAACTATCGTCATCGCTTAAAAGGTAAAAACTATTTTGAACATGTTCGTCCATAATCCATAAAAAACTATCGTCTTTACGTTTGGCAATTTGCATCTTTACATCGCTATTTTTACCGACATAAAAAAACGTGTAACCACTCGGAAAAGCTTGGGAGAGCATGTTTTCTAAAAGCTCGATGTCTTCTTTCGTTTTGACTTGGTAAAGGTTAGGATAGAGTGTTTGCAACGCAATAAAAGGCAAAATCGGTCTATTTTTGTGGTGATTGTTGATGGCTCTGAGCATATAGTGCGAAAACCACGCGCGATCATCATCGGTGATCACAATAAACGTATGGCCATCCAGAAGATTTTTGAGCATGGAAGCGGCAAGAGGAACCCATTCGAACCTCTTCTCTTCCATCCAGCTCATCATAGAACCGTCTTTGCGGATCTCCTCAAGTGTCCATTTTAGAAATTGTTGCATCGATTATTTATCCAATTGGTAAGCACTGTGAAGGGCACGAACGGCAAGTTCACCGTATTTTGCTTGAATAACCATAGAGATTTTGATCTCGCTGGTACTGATCATCTCGATGTTAATGCCCTCTTTTGCCATCGTGTCAAACGCTTTACACGCCACACCACTGTGCGATTTCATACCTACACCCACAACTGAGACTTTAACGATGTCACTGTCATACTCCATAACATCACTTGCTCTAAGCTCACTCATAGCAGCTTTTGTCATCTCTAGCTCATTTTGAGGAACAGTAAAACCAAGGTTTGTTGTGCCATCGTGTCCTACATTTTGGATAATCATATCAACGTTAACGTTACAATCAGCGAGTTTTTTAAAAATCTCAGCCGCAATGCCAGGCTTATCCGTAACACCGCGAAGTGTCACTCTGGCTTGGTTTTTATCGAGTGCAATACCGCTAACTAATGGTTGTTCCATAATCTTATCTTCCTTTGTAATAAGTGTTCCTTCGTGTTTGTTAAAGCTACTGCGTGTCACGAGATTGACGTTGAGTTTTTTTGCCATCTCAACAGAGCGGCTTTGAAGCACTTTCGCCCCCAAACTTGCGAGCTCTAACATCTCATCGTAGCTGATTTTATCGAGTTTTTTAGCCTTAGGTTCAATGCGAGGATCGGTTGTATAAACACCATCCACATCGGTGTAAATCTCACACAGATCCGCTTCTAACGCTCCTGCAATCGCAACCGCAGAAAGATCACTGCCTCCACGACCCAGCGTTGAGACTTCACCGTTTTCGGTCACACCTTGAAAGCCTGCAACGACGACAATTTTGCCTTCTTTTAGCTCTTTTTTCATCAGTGTGGTATCAATGTATTCAATACGCGCTTTGGTATGAACCGCATCGGTCACAATCCCAGCACGACGTCCACTCATCGAAACAGCAGCATAACCCTCTGCTTCAAGCGCAATCGCAAGCAAAGCACTGGTCACACGCTCACCAGAACTTAATAACATATCGACTTCGCGATGATTGGGTGTTGTGCTAAAATGCGCTGCATACTCTAAGAGTTTATTGGTCTCACCACTCATCGCGGAAACAACGACGACAAGATCGTGTCCCTCTTGTTTGCTTTCTATGACTCGTTTGGCAACAGCCTCAATGCGCTCAACATTGCCAACACTCGTTCCTCCGTATTTTTGAACGATCAACATCTTAAAGATACCCTTCTTTTTTGAAATATTCTAACACTTGCTTATACACAGGTCGCTTGAAATAGGTAATAAAATCAAACACTTCTTCTAAATTGACAAATTTATAGTCGCAAAACTCTGGCTCTTTGGTTGCAAGGTTAATCTTGGCATCTTTTTTGAGTCTTACTAAAAAATATTTCTGGCTCTGTCCATCAAAAGGGTACATTTTTTGAGCAATTTTTTGAGGAAAATCGTATTGTAACCACTGAGGATACTCTGCAATGATTTCAACATCACCGGTACCAATTTCCTCTTCAAGCTCACGATAAAGGGCTTCTTGAGGGGTTTCTCCCGCATCAATTCCACCTTGTGGAAACTGCCAAGCGTCGGCAATATCACTACGACTGGCAATAAAAAGTTGGCATTGAAAAGGGTATTTGGCAGAGACAATCACGGCAGCAACATTGGGTCTGTATCGTTTTGGTGATTCCATAATTGCGCATTACCTCTATATTTTTGTTAAAATAGTATCGAAATAGTCATTAAACTTGCTTGATACAAGGAAATCCGTGTTAGCTTACCTCCATATCCCTTTTTGCGATAGCAAATGCCACTACTGCGCCTTTAACTCTTACGATAACAAAAGTGTACTCAAGCAAAATTACATGCAACAGATTACAAAGCAACTGCGCTATGAGTTGGAAAAATTTAATACACCTTCCAAAAGTATTCGCTCTTTATTTATTGGAGGCGGAACACCTTCAACCATTCAAGCCTTGTGGTATGCACCATTTTTTGAGATGATCACGCCCTATTTGGCAGATAATGCCGAAGTCACCTCCGAAGCCAATCCTCAATCGGCAACAAAGGAATGGATAGAGGGAATGCGCACGTTAGGCGTCAATCGTCTCAGCTTTGGTGTGCAGAGTTTTAATGCACAAAAATTGACCTTTTTAGGGCGCAATCACACGCCCAAACAGGCTTTAGACGCTATCACTTCGGCGGCAAATCTGGGCATTCAAAACATCTCCCTTGATCTCATTTATGGCACCGCACTGGACACGCCAGCTCTGTTGCAAGAAGACCTTAACATCGCCAGCTCCTTGCCCATCAATCATCTGAGTGCCTACGCGCTCACCCTCGAAGAAGAGACGCCCTTTTTCAAACGAACCGATGTTGCCAATGGCTCAGAGGAACTTGCCAAAGATTTCGTACACGCGATTATACAAGCAGGATTTCCCCAATACGAAATCTCCAATTTCGGAACCTACCAAAGCGTTCATAACAAAGGGTATTGGGAACATCAAGACTATTTAGGAATCGGGGCTGGTGCAGTAGGATTTTTAAAAAATAGGCGTTTTTATCCCGCAAAAGAGATCGAAGCTTACGTTCAAAATCCTCTTTTTCAAGAGATCGAAAAACTTAGCCTTGAAGATTTACATGTCGAAAAAATTTTCCTAGGATTGAGGAGCATGATTGGCATCGCACTAGCCAGTTTTAGCCCCAAAGAGATGATGCAAGTTAGCATTTTAGTGGAAGAAAACAAGCTTACATGTAAAGATCATCGTGTCTTTAACACGGACTACTTTTTAAGCGACGAGATAGCGCTTTTTATTACTCAATAGAGTTCCTACAGAACTCTTTTATCACGCCTTTTAGGCAAAGCCCAAAACAAAGTTTCCTTGAAAAGGCTACGCTAAGCCGCTGTGGCACTAAAGCTAGCCTCTCGCGAGGCAGAAGACTTCTTACAGTTTTGTAAGAAGTCTAATAATCTATATCTTCATCCATCGCCACTTTCAAAAGTGCTTTGGCGGCTTCTCTTCCTTCGTTGACAATATGCTTCACCTGAAGTGCTTTAAGCAGTTTTTTTTCATCGTAGTCACTCGCTTTGGCAACGATCTTAATCGGTGCATCAAATGATTTGAGCACCTCGCACAGCAGAATGAGTTTTTTCTCATTGTTAATCGCAATAATAACCGCTTTAGACTCTTCCACAAACGCATTTTTCAAAATACTCTTCTCAGCTGCATTGCCAAAATAAACTGGTTCACCCCTGTTTTGCCCGAGTTTGACCAGATTGATGTCATGTTCTAAAACCAAATAATTGACATTCATCTTTTTGAGACGATACACAATCTCTTGCCCTAGCTTTCCATATCCACACACAATGATGTGATCTTTAATGCCTGAAGAGTGAATCATAAAATCGCCGTTATTGGGCTCTTTCGTAATGGCATCGACAATTTTTTTCATATTTTTCAGAATAAATGGCGTCATAATCATCGATAAAACAACCGTAACAATCAAAATCTGAGATGTCTTGGCACTGATAAGCTGCGTGGAGCTTGCAAGGGCTAAAATCGCCAACGAAAACTCACCCGCTTGACACAATGCCAAACCCGTTTTCAGCGCAACTCGACCACCCACAGCAAAAAATAAAATCCCAAAAACAACCAGCGTTTTAAAGGCAACCATTGTGACTAAAAAAAGCAAAATCGTGCCATAATTTTGAGAAATCAACCCAAGATCAATCTGCATACCAACGGTGATAAAAAAGAGTCCGAGCAACAAGTCTCGAAAAGGAACCAAGTCGGCTTCAATTTGGTGTTTGTACTGCGTCTCAGACATCATCATGCCTGCCAAAAAAGCGCCCAAAGAGTAGGAAAAGCCTAAAGTGTGCGCTAAAAATGAGGCACCCACAACGAGGAGCAACACCGAAGCGATGAAAATTTCTTGGGTATCCGCCCAGACAACAAGCGATAAAAAGCGGTTAAGCAGATACTTGCCGATGATAAACATCAAACCCAAAATGATAATCACACTGTACAACGTCTGCAAAAGAAGCTCAGAAAGGGAACTGTTTTGATTTGAGAAGATGTTAAGCATCAACAAGATCGGAATGACCGCAATATCTTGAAAGAGTAAAATCCCCAGCGCTTTACGCCCGTAAATGGTATGAATCGTTCCACTGTCATTCAGAATCTTAAGCACAATCGCCGTGGATGAAAGCGCAAGCGCATACCCGATAATGATCGCACTCTTTTTTTCAATACCAAAAAAATGCTCAGCACCCAAAGCGATCACGCCGCCAACCAGAGAGACTTGAAGTAGTCCGTAAAAGAAAACATCTTTTTTCATACTTAAAAGATGTTTGATGGAAAACTCAAGCCCAATGGTAAACATTAAAAAAACAACACCAAATTCTGCGATATGCGTCAAAGATTCATTATTGCGACCCAATTTATACATGTAAGCAATAGCAAATCCCGTGATAATATAGCCAATAATCGTTGGTATATTAAAACGCTTCAACAAAAGGTTAAAGAGGGTTGCTAAAGCGGTTGCACTCAAAATGATCGCTAATATATTATCCACGACTATTCCCCAAATAAAATGATCTCGTAACTGTTTTTATGTTTCACCAAAGGATTTTTGGTTTGCGTACTTTTTTTCGTAAGCCCACTGAGTTCCATGCGTAAACTCTCCACCAATACTTCAAAATCATCGATTTTATCTTTGAGCTGCATAATGATGTCAACACCAGCAAGATTGACCCCAAGATCGCGTGTAAGGCGCTGAATCATCTTGATTTTGTCAATATCTTGTTGTGAATAAAGCCTCATCTTCCCATCGGTCCTTGAAGGCCTAACAAGCCCTTCTCGCTCATACTGGCGAAGTGTTTGAGGGTGAATGGTTAAAACTTTTGCGACAACACTGATCAAATAAACCGGTTCTTCATACCCATGATGCATGGCATACTCCTCGTAAGTTTAATGTGGTAAATGTTCTTCCAACAGTGCTTTTAAGGAGCTATCCAAAGAAGCAAGAGGAGGAAGAACGATGTTAGCCACTAAGTACAAATCACCTTTACTTTGCGTTTTACGGTTCAATGCACCATACTCTTTGACTCTAAATTTTTGTCCATTTTTCGTATCTTCTTTGACTTTGAGGGTAATCTCTTTATAGAGCGTATCCACAGCGATTTTACCACCAAAAAGAGCTGTTTTAAGCGGGATATCAATGCTCTTTACCAGATCATCACCTTCTCTGGTATATTCAGGACTGGAGGCGACTTCCACACTTAAGATAAGATCGCCCTTTTGACCTTGAAACGATTTACCTTTCTCTTTCACGCGCATCTTTTCGCCGTTTTTGATGCCAGCAGGAATTTTGACATCAAAACTTTCATTGTTGTATGAGAGCGAATGTTTGCCACCTAAAATAGCCACATTGAAAGGAATAATAATTTTAGCACTGACATCTAAGTCTGGCTCACTAAACCCACCAAAACCGCCGCTACCAAAGCTTCCAAAGCCGCCTCGCCCACCACTGCTAAAGCCTCCAAATCCACCGCCGCCTCCGCCACCGAAGATGCTACGTAAAATATCGTCTAAATTCGCACCCCCTTGTGCATTGGCAAAATCGTGGAAATTCTGACCGCCAAACATGCTATCGCCGTATTGGTCGTACTGACGACGTTTTTGCTCATCACTGAGGATTTCATAGGCAGCATTAATTTCTTTAAATTTCTCTTCCGCCCCTGAATCTTTGTTGATGTCAGGATGGTACTTACGCGCTAATCTTCGGTAAGCTTTTTTGATCTCTTCCGCACTCGCATCGACGGCGACATCTAATGTTTCATATAAGCTCTTACTCATGAGTGTTAACCTTGTTTTGGACTCTTTTTATCCATTAATATTTATAGCGATTATACCATAAAAGTTTAGTCTAGATCAATCAACTTCCCTGCTTCTTAACTTAATATTTACTTTATGTTTACCTCTCTCCTTTATAATTCCATAAGACAAAGATTTCAAAGGAGTTTGACTATGAAAAAAATAATTTTACTATCGCTTGTTGCATCACTATCCCTCTTTGGCGCGACGATTGACATCGCTCAAATGCCTAAAGATTCTGAACGCAAAGATGCCACAGCTTCCAATGTGATCCTCTCTTACAATACCGCTATCAAAGAGGCTAAGAAGAGTGTTGTCAACATTGCAACGACGAAAAAAAGTAAGCAAAACGACCAACTCAATGAACTCATGCAAAATCCGTTCTTTAAAGAGTTCTTTGGAAATAAGATGCCTGAACTCAAACAACAAGAACGTAAATCGCACTCTTTGGGTTCAGGTGTCATTATCTCCGCCAATGGCTACATCGTTACCAACAACCACGTCGTTGAAGGGGCGGATGAGATTGTCGTAACGCTTCCCGATGATGAAAAAGAGTATAAAGCTAAAGTGATCGGCGAAGATCCTAAAACTGATCTAGCCGTTGTTAAAATCGAAGCGAAAGATCTCCAAGTAGCTAAATTTGGCGACTCGTCTAACCTCTTAGAAGGCGATCTTGTTTTTGCCATTGGTAACCCTTTTGGCGTGGGTGAGACGATCACGCAAGGTATTATCTCCGCACTCAATAAAAACAATGTCGGACTGAATCAATACGAAAATTTCATTCAAACTGACGCTTCCATCAACCCTGGAAACTCGGGTGGTGCGCTTGTGGATAGCCGAGGGGCTCTCATTGGTATAAACAGCGCGATTCTCTCCAAAACAGGCGGAAATAACGGCATAGGCTTTGCCATTCCTTCCAATATGGTGCAAAAAATTGCAACCTCTTTGGTCGAAACAGGCAAAATTGAGCGTGGATTTATGGGTGTTTCCATTTCCGATCTTACCAATGATCTTAAAGAGCTGTATGAGAACAAACAAGGCTCCGTTATTTTGATGATCGAGAAAAATTCGCCTGCTGAAAAAGGGGGACTTCAAGTCTCCGATCTGATTCTTGAAGTGGATGGCATCAAAGTGAAGAACTCTAATGAGCTCAAAAATACGGTTGCAAGCATTGCGCCCGATAAAACCATTACCATTACGTATGAGCGTGATAAAAAAGTCAAAACAACCAAGATCAAACTTGCAAAAATGGATTCAGAAGAGGTAGTGGCAAGCAGTGATGGCAAAGCGACAACAACGCCTATTGAAGGGCTAAGTCTTTTGGAAATCAACGATAAAACCAGAGCCCAATACCAAATCCCCAAAGAAGTTGAAGGCGTGCTTGTTCTCGAAGTCAAAGAGGACTCGAAGGCTGAAAAAATGGGCTTTAGAGAAGGCGACATCATTATCCAAGTGGAACAGATGCACATCACCTCTCTTAAAGATTTAAACAGCGCAATTAAAGCACATAAAAACAGTAAAAAACGCGTTATCATCAACCGTCAAAACTACCGTGCTATCCTTGTAATGCCCTAATATTTAGGAGGCAAAAGCCTCCTAAATAGGCTATAATATCCTTTACATGTAAGGAGTGGGTTGATGACAAATGTTTTGATGATCGAGGATGATTTAGAACTTGCCGAGATTTTGATGGAGTATTTAGAACCGTTTGATATTGCTATTACCATCGCGGACGATCCTTATCTTGGACTTTCAACCCTTGACACTCAAAAATTTGATCTTGTTATTTTAGACCTCACGCTTCCAGGACTCGATGGTCTTGAAGTCTGCACAGAGATACGCAAACACCACAGTATACCGATCATCATCTCCTCTGCACGCACTGACATTACTGACAAGGTGACTGCTTTGGAAAATGGTGCCGATGACTATCTTCCAAAACCTTACAATCCAAGGGAACTTCAAGCACGTATTATGAGTCTACTTCGTCGGCAAAAAGGGTTGATTCCTACCGAACAGAGTGTGCAAAAACCAAAAGATTTGATCTTGAATGAAGAGCAGATGAACATTGTGTTACAAGGGAAACAGCTGCATCTTACCGCTGCAGAGTATGGTATTTTAGGCTATTTGATGAAAAAAGAGGGCGGTGTGGTTTCAAGAGAAGAGCTTATTTATAATATCGAAGCGATCAGCGAAGAGACGACCAATAAAAGTATCGATGTGATCATTGGCAGAATTCGTCAAAAACTGGGTGAAAACCCTAAGGAGCCTACGTATATCCATGCAATTCGTGGTGTGGGATACAAATTTTTACAATGACAAAATCTTCGATTTTCTACAGTATCACCTTTATTTTTTCCATCAGTATTGTCAGTATTTTTTTAGCACTCCTTTTTTTGCTGGAATATGACAAGCAAATGTATACGGAAAAACTCAATATAAAATACTCCATTATCTCGCGTGCAACGCTTTTTCACCTGAATAACTTTATCACCAATGATGAGCTTAAAAGGCAGGTACAAGGGTACCAAATGCGTGAAATTACCGATAAAGAAGACAAAGAGCAA from Sulfurospirillum multivorans DSM 12446 carries:
- a CDS encoding response regulator transcription factor — its product is MTNVLMIEDDLELAEILMEYLEPFDIAITIADDPYLGLSTLDTQKFDLVILDLTLPGLDGLEVCTEIRKHHSIPIIISSARTDITDKVTALENGADDYLPKPYNPRELQARIMSLLRRQKGLIPTEQSVQKPKDLILNEEQMNIVLQGKQLHLTAAEYGILGYLMKKEGGVVSREELIYNIEAISEETTNKSIDVIIGRIRQKLGENPKEPTYIHAIRGVGYKFLQ